Within the Borrelia miyamotoi genome, the region TTTTATTAAATTTCTCATTGCCAACCAATTTTATAAAACTTTTAAAATAATTATAAGAAATATAAACAGAATCACTAGTTGTTAAAAGGGAATTCGAAGAATAAAAATCTTCATAAACGGAAGTTATTCTCTTAGTTACAGGCCTTGCAAATGGATATATCCATCTGGTCTCCAGCCCCTCAGGTTCAACCTTAAATATTGTATTATCATGCTTCTTATATAAAGCACCTTTATGAACAAAAAATAAATCATTACTCTTAAAATATTTATCTTCGTCTAATGAATGCAAACGAAAACATAAAAAAAAATAAGCAAATAACAAAAAAATTACATATAAAAACATTATACATGTATTAAGTTTCATACAAATAAATTCCAACCTTTTTTAAAATAAATATTATTTTAACAGATTGTTAAAGTTACTATTAAATTCTTCCATAAAGTTTTGTAATATCACTTATCTTTTTGCCCAAATCAGAATTCAAGTCACTATTAAATATCCTAAAATTGTTAAGAATTGCATCAGGCATATTCATCCTAAAATCAACATTCAGATCAAGATAATCTTGAATCGGAATGATTACACTATCTGCAACACTAGCCATTGCACCTCTTATCATATCCCAAACAACAGTATCTTCACTAGTATTGAAATAATCAAAAATATATTGCTTATGAGCATTATCAACAGCACCAATAAATCCACGTGTGGTATAAGTATCACGATTACCTGTATAAACAACACAATTTTTTATATAATTATGAGGAAGATATAGATTTTGAGAATCAGAATTAAAGGCAAATTGCATAATTTTAGTTCCAGGAAAATTAAAATAATCTCTTAACCTAAATGTGTCCCCAAACTCTTCTCCAGAATCCTCTACCCAAACTTCCAAATGATTGAACTGACTTAAAACATGTTTAAAAAAATCTCTACCAGGACATTTCACCCATCGTCCATCAAACACTGAAGATTCTTCCGCAGAAACCTCCCAAGTCGATACAAATCCTTTAAAATAATCTATTCTAACAATATCAACATATTTATTCAGAAAACCAATACGATTAATCCACCATTCATAGTTATCCTTTCTTAAAGCTTTCCAATTATAAGCTGCATTTCCCCAAAGATATTCTTTCTTAAAAAAGCAATCAGGAGGCATACCCGTTACCTTATCTTTACTTGCATCAAACTTTAACTTAAAATATTTCTGGTGTGCCCAAACATCAGCAGAATCATAAGAAACAAAAATGGGAATATCACCTATTATTTTAATTCCAGCATTATTAGCATATCTTTTTAAAGCATTAAATTGTGAAAAAAAGAAATATTGTAAAACTTGTTGAAGATTTATTTCAACCTCAAGAGTTTCTCTAAGCCTAGATAAAGCCCTAGTATCTCTTTTTAAAATTTCTCTACTAAATAAAATATTAAAAGACTGTGG harbors:
- the malQ gene encoding 4-alpha-glucanotransferase; translated protein: MNRKSGILLNIGSLPSKYGIGDLGEGAYKFIDFLSAASQSYWQILPYSPPGFVGSLCSSCSAFAGNINFIDLNSISRFIDIDLSTLECLDDRYINYDNLRAKEVVLRNAALNFLCRATTDEMNAFEKFKKSAAYWLLDFASFVVFKEYYSKFKFPQSFNILFSREILKRDTRALSRLRETLEVEINLQQVLQYFFFSQFNALKRYANNAGIKIIGDIPIFVSYDSADVWAHQKYFKLKFDASKDKVTGMPPDCFFKKEYLWGNAAYNWKALRKDNYEWWINRIGFLNKYVDIVRIDYFKGFVSTWEVSAEESSVFDGRWVKCPGRDFFKHVLSQFNHLEVWVEDSGEEFGDTFRLRDYFNFPGTKIMQFAFNSDSQNLYLPHNYIKNCVVYTGNRDTYTTRGFIGAVDNAHKQYIFDYFNTSEDTVVWDMIRGAMASVADSVIIPIQDYLDLNVDFRMNMPDAILNNFRIFNSDLNSDLGKKISDITKLYGRI